The DNA segment ATAAAGCTGGTGTACTGTTAACATACAATGTAAAGGTGAGGGACAATGAACTGGCATGAcagctgaataaaacaaatttaatttttccAATTAATTTTACTTTGGTTGTTGCAAATGAAATAGGAAATCTGAccatatttgattttttattataaagcactttgagctacatctcttgtatgaaaagtgccctATCAATAAagattattgttgttgttgttgttaaaactTTGAAGTAAAATTACAGCTGTAGAAGAGACGAGCCAGTCAGTGATATTGTAGCGTCATATTTAACCTGTGGGGGCGGTGTTGCGCCGTTACTGCGTAGACTACAgtaatagaagaagaagaatttaacCAGCGGTGGGCgcgttactgctgctgctgctgctactgttcgctgttgttttgttgtggaCACGGCTGACAGGTACAGTACTAAGAGCTGGGCTGTAATCAAGGTTTCGTTTGTTGACTTACATTATTGTTGCTCTTTAACGAACGGTATGTGTCATTCAGCGGAAGCTAGCTCGCAGTTAGCATCCTCCAGGCTAGTTCATTTTAATGGAACTGGCTGTTCAGCTAGTTAGCCTGCTGCTACTGTTAGCATGGAATAACGTCACCTGCATCACTATGACCTGGTGAGAGAGGATGGTACATGCATGTCAGCTTTAAAATCGCCTTTTGAGACAATTTCTGAATTAGATAAGCTATTGACGAGGTCTGTCAGTATGAGCCAGTCCACTAATGTTGATGTGAACTGTAATGGGGGTTAGCTAACCTCTTTTAACACAGTGTACCTGGAAAGTCTTCAAAAGCACCAGGTTCTTAATAGGAACCCCGTAATAAAATGTGTTGTCGTTTCAGCTGCCTGAGCCATGAGTGAGTTCAGGATCCACCACGATGTGAACGAGTTGCTCAGCCTGCTTCATGTCAGAGGAGGCGATGGAGCAGAGGGCTACATAGACTTactgcagaaacacaggacTCCCTATGTCACCACTACAGTCTCTGCTCACAGTGCCAAGGTGGGAAAAACACACGTAACAATGCTTTAATGCATGACAAAATTAACCATAATGTCCAGAGATGTCCTGGTAGGAACTGTCTTTTTAATAGACATGTATTATTGTGTAGGATGTTAATTATTCCTTGAAAAGAGTTGCAAGCCTGAGAAAGTCATGCATAGATAGCAACATGTGCATGTTTCCCAtcattcaaatataaataagcCAGTAATGTATAAGAAGCAGAACAGTGACAGACTTTAAATCAGGTTTGAGTAGTATATTACTGTGAAAATGATTTGTCACACCTCTTGTATTTCTTACTGTTTATATTGGCTTCATATTGACTGTTCTGTCTTTTTCAGGTCAAATTAGCAGAGTTCTCTAAAACCCCTGAGGACTTCTTGAGGAAGTACGAGGAGCTGAAGTCCAAAAATGTCCGCAACCTCGACCCTTTGGTCTATCTGCTCTCCAAACTGTGTGAGGATAAAGAGGTAATAAATCCTTAACAAGCTGATCATttatggttttgtttgtttttacttaatAATCAGATTAATCTGTTTCACCAATTGGTTTCACGAATTTGAAGTTATTATGATGCAAAGAACGATCGCTGTGCTTTCATATGATTGTCTTGCATTTCTTAACAATGGGAGTCATGTTAACAGACAAGTGAAAGATACCAGAAATGTATTCATTGATATCAGGCCCATAGATTTCTTCCAGGTTAAATAAAGTTGAATGATAAACTGAACCATAGTAGTAAATTCTCACTCTATCTCACATCACATCTTTGTTGTGACACTTTCGTAGACACTgcagtttctgcagcagaatGCCAAAGAGAGGTCAGAGTCATCCGCAAACACAACTTCAACCACAACCACCAGTTACACTCTGCCTCAGACCAGCACCAAGATGTCCATGCAGGAACTTGATGAGCTGCGGAAGAAGCTCGGCAACGTGACGGCCAGCTCCAACGCTCCTCTGGTGAGCTGCAGCATACGCAGATCCAGTGTGTCTGAAGGTTAGGTTGGCCCATCAAACACTGGAGGATGTGACTTGAAAGAAACAAATAGatagatggaaaaaaagagagtagGATCTGATGAATCCAAGTCCAGTattccttttcatttctctctgttttttgtctccaccagctcctgagggaaatatctggctctttagctgttctctgctgctgagcaggGAGTGTGCTGTGGctttttagagctttttctctgaaaatagctgctgcttcagttgAAAATGATGCTatcagagcagtgagagtgaagcaGAACAGTAAAGTGGTGGTCCAGATGGATAAATACTGTTGATAGACATTATGAAGCTCTGTAAAGCTGAGTGGAAATGCAGATTCAGAATGGATTTAAAGACTTTCACCCTGTAGTGGAACCAGTCAGTGCATCAGACGCTGCCTGTAATTCACTGGTCTGTCTTTGTGATCACAGCCTGCTGAAGTCACACGGAAGATGCTGAgggacaaacacaacaaaaagaacCCCACCCAGCCCAACCCGGTGTTTCCTAACTGGGTGTACGACCGTCCTGCTCTCCTCGGAGACTTCATCACCAGCCCCACCCCTCCAGGAGATCCACCTGTGGCCATCGgtaaatcatttaaaaacttgATATTCATCTCTGCTGTAGCTCAGTGTATTCCATCATTATTCCAgaaaatgatgtgtttgttgttgttgtcaggtaCGATGCCCATGGCCACTCAGGAGCAAGCTCTGGTGGAGGATCTGCTGTTTGTCCTGATTGGAGTTGATGGGCGAGACATCACAGCTCAGCCTGTGCTGGGGAGGCAGAACCGCTCCTTCATTGTTGATTCAACACTGGACATGTCTATCAAAGAGCTGGTCAACAGAATATTACCAGTCGCATCGTATTACTCCACTATAACACGGTGAGTGTGCTGACATACCTGACATATCCGACTGTTACAGATGAAGAAGTGTTAAATGGTGGCGTTGTATTTGTCCCTCAGTTTCATTGAAGAGAAGTCGTCCTTTGAGTACGGCCAGGTGAACCACGCCCTGACGGCGGCGATGAGGACCCTGATGAAGGAGTATCTGATCCTGGTCACTCAGCTGGAGCACCTGCAGCGGCAGGGCCTGCTGTCCCTGCAGAAGCTCTGGTTCTACATCCAGCCCACCATGAGGACCATGGAGATACTGGCGTCTATCGGTACAAGTCTGAACATGAGCACTGGCATCAAACCGTTTCCTCACTACTGAAGTTTGTTTGGAGCTAACTCCTCCGCAGTAACAACAGTTATCGTGTATTTCAGCCTTGTGTGTTGTTGCTATATGATTTGACTGACTATGACTAAAAATGAAACTGCTGCTATCATGAACAGTACGCTGAGACAAACCCCCACTGAAAATGTCTCAGTCCAATGTAGgtttgaaagaaataaaactaaaaattattattattattattactgtattattattgttagaaATTACTATAGCAGATATTAACTTTTCCGTGTGGAAAGGAAGAAATACTACCTCCTTTTGTTCCACATCAccttttttaaaccaaaatattttttatgagcAGATTCAACTTTACTTGTGTCCTCAGGAAACACTTTTTGTAGGTTATTTATAAGATCAAACACCTTTTTTGatgataaattaattaattaaacatgtctgacaaGCCTGACCTGTTTTGCACTTACATTTATACATAAACCGATTCACAAATGTATGTTAATATCGGCTGTTAGTTTGGAAAACATGCATTTAGTCCGTATTGGTGCATCCCTTCAGTTTGACAGTTGTCCTTGAACACAGCATCTTCTCCacatgaacagcagctgctcatTCTAGCCACCAGAGGGCGCTCTGGGCTAGATAAATACAGAACTGTCAAATGCGCTCACATGTTGATATTTACTGCAGCTGATGTACTTCATCtctaaattaacaaaataaaactaacaccATGTTTAATGTGGGAAGATTCTTTACAGTTTATTCCACACACAAACGCCTGACATTTACTGCTCAatgtttcaaacacacacagatgtagtCACTCGGTTACACCTCTTTAAATATTGCttcttttctgctgtttttttttttttttttttttgcagcgtCCTCAGTGGACAAAGGAGAGTGTATGGGTGGGTCAACACTGAGTCTTCTCCACGACCGAACCTTCAACTACACCGGCGACAGCCAGGCTCAGGAGCTGTGCCTCTACCTCACTAAAGCAGCCAGCGTCCCTTACTTTGAAATTCTTGAGAAGTGGATCTACAGAGGCATCATCAAGGATCCATACAGGTGCAGCTGCTCCCACAATATAGACTGATGTTTGAAATAACAGTCAGGACTTACACACTTATACCACTGCGTCTGCTTTGTGTTTAAGTTTATCTTGATATCTGTCTCGCCCATATTTTCGTACTCACAGTGAGTTCATGGTGGAGGAGCACGAGCTGCAGAAAGAGAAGATTCAGGAGGACTATAACGACAAGTACTGGGATCAGAGATACACCATCGTGCAGCATCGCATTCCCTCCTTTCTACAGAAAATGGCAGACAAAATATTAAGCACAggtaaacaacaaaacacatgtacaaCATTTAAGGGCCTTTTTTAGAAGATCAAATTATTTCTGATAAATGTTGTAGGAAAATACCTCAATGTGGTGCGGGAATGCGGCCGTGATGTGACGTGTCCTGATGCAAAGGAGGTCCTGTACACGCTGAAGGAGAGGGCCTACGTGGAGCAGATAGAGAAAGCTTACTACTACGCCAGCAAGGTCCTGCTGGACTTCCTcatggaggagaaggagctggTTTCACGCCTGAGGTAAACGGTTAATGCTGTTTGCTTTTTTAACAGAAAGAGGTTGAGTCCTGtatggaagcatctgcatttgttatgCTTCTCAAattagttataataataaaaataataataataacatgtatTAATCTCATATTCATCCATGACGCTAAAACTATATGTCCCTGTGTTGTTTAAAATCAGATCCATCAAGCATTACTTCTTGATGGACAAAGGTGATTTCTTCGTGCACTTCATGGACCTgacggaggaggagctgaagaagccgGTGGACGACATCGTCCCTCCCAGACTAGAAGCTCTCCTGGAGCTGGCTCTGAGGATGAGCACGGCCAACACAGACCCCTTCAAAGACGACCTCAAGGTGAGTGGAAATCAGATTATATACTAGTTCTTCTTACATTGAAGTTTACTGATCAGAGTTGGAGGGGCAGGATCATAAATATGAATCTGTGGTCCATCTGCTGGTCATAAGGATCATTTTTATGACAGATAGatacaaacaattaaaaaaaagctaacGACGCAAGTTAGTGTAAACTGTGTTTCCGATCTGTTCTATTTTTACATTGTACAGTAGCTgtattaaagctgctataatcaacatttttatattgatgtctgataaaatgatgacttGTATTTGAAAGCAGAAacatctttcagctcactgttttaGTTTCCTGGATGCAACTTTACTGATTTAGTTCACTTGTGTAAATACTTTTGGTTATTTAGTGGTTACCAATCTGGGGGGTGTGGACCCCCACAAGGGTTTGCAAGATATTGTGAGTGACTGGATAATTTAACCCACTCAGACCTctgagaaatatgaaaataaagtgaGAAAACTGTTTCCTCTTTGGTTGATGTGCTCAAAATTTTTTGTTGTAAGGCACAAGCCAAAAAAGTTGGGAACAGCTGATGAAGGTGATCCCTCTCTATGTTCTcgattaaaatataataaatgactTTCATGTACTTAGTCCTGCTTGGGACAAAATTCTCATATTGGTCATGattgtgaatttatttttctcGCAGGCTCAGGGGGAATTTTTTTAGTatcaagtcaagtttatttttaaagcctGATGCATTTCTCAAAAATGTAAGACATAAAGATAAAAGTGGAATAAATCTCTACTAAGAAAATTTGAAGTGACATGGCactacaggaaaacaaaa comes from the Seriola aureovittata isolate HTS-2021-v1 ecotype China chromosome 21, ASM2101889v1, whole genome shotgun sequence genome and includes:
- the tubgcp2 gene encoding gamma-tubulin complex component 2 isoform X1, whose amino-acid sequence is MSEFRIHHDVNELLSLLHVRGGDGAEGYIDLLQKHRTPYVTTTVSAHSAKVKLAEFSKTPEDFLRKYEELKSKNVRNLDPLVYLLSKLCEDKETLQFLQQNAKERSESSANTTSTTTTSYTLPQTSTKMSMQELDELRKKLGNVTASSNAPLPAEVTRKMLRDKHNKKNPTQPNPVFPNWVYDRPALLGDFITSPTPPGDPPVAIGKSFKNLIFISAVAQCIPSLFQKMMCLLLLSGTMPMATQEQALVEDLLFVLIGVDGRDITAQPVLGRQNRSFIVDSTLDMSIKELVNRILPVASYYSTITRFIEEKSSFEYGQVNHALTAAMRTLMKEYLILVTQLEHLQRQGLLSLQKLWFYIQPTMRTMEILASIASSVDKGECMGGSTLSLLHDRTFNYTGDSQAQELCLYLTKAASVPYFEILEKWIYRGIIKDPYSEFMVEEHELQKEKIQEDYNDKYWDQRYTIVQHRIPSFLQKMADKILSTGKYLNVVRECGRDVTCPDAKEVLYTLKERAYVEQIEKAYYYASKVLLDFLMEEKELVSRLRSIKHYFLMDKGDFFVHFMDLTEEELKKPVDDIVPPRLEALLELALRMSTANTDPFKDDLKIDLMPHDVITQLLRVLAIETKQEKAIINADSTDAALSGLEAFSFDYIVKWPLSLIINRKALTRYQMLFRHMFYCKHVERLLCNVWISNKDFRQYSLHSAKWFAAAFALRQRMLNFVQNIQYYMMFEVMEPTWHIMETNLKTASNIDDVLCHHTSFLDNCLKDCMLTNPELLRIFSKLMSVCVMFTNCMQRFTQTMRLERLSLEQGTMDGPPTQSEHAEEAEKKRLTTKFLAEHADTLQSDAGFEATISKFDSNFSMLLLDLLDKLSIYSTNDCEHSMISIIYRLDFNGFYTERLERMAIERSQKAAA
- the tubgcp2 gene encoding gamma-tubulin complex component 2 isoform X2 — protein: MSEFRIHHDVNELLSLLHVRGGDGAEGYIDLLQKHRTPYVTTTVSAHSAKVKLAEFSKTPEDFLRKYEELKSKNVRNLDPLVYLLSKLCEDKETLQFLQQNAKERSESSANTTSTTTTSYTLPQTSTKMSMQELDELRKKLGNVTASSNAPLPAEVTRKMLRDKHNKKNPTQPNPVFPNWVYDRPALLGDFITSPTPPGDPPVAIGTMPMATQEQALVEDLLFVLIGVDGRDITAQPVLGRQNRSFIVDSTLDMSIKELVNRILPVASYYSTITRFIEEKSSFEYGQVNHALTAAMRTLMKEYLILVTQLEHLQRQGLLSLQKLWFYIQPTMRTMEILASIASSVDKGECMGGSTLSLLHDRTFNYTGDSQAQELCLYLTKAASVPYFEILEKWIYRGIIKDPYSEFMVEEHELQKEKIQEDYNDKYWDQRYTIVQHRIPSFLQKMADKILSTGKYLNVVRECGRDVTCPDAKEVLYTLKERAYVEQIEKAYYYASKVLLDFLMEEKELVSRLRSIKHYFLMDKGDFFVHFMDLTEEELKKPVDDIVPPRLEALLELALRMSTANTDPFKDDLKIDLMPHDVITQLLRVLAIETKQEKAIINADSTDAALSGLEAFSFDYIVKWPLSLIINRKALTRYQMLFRHMFYCKHVERLLCNVWISNKDFRQYSLHSAKWFAAAFALRQRMLNFVQNIQYYMMFEVMEPTWHIMETNLKTASNIDDVLCHHTSFLDNCLKDCMLTNPELLRIFSKLMSVCVMFTNCMQRFTQTMRLERLSLEQGTMDGPPTQSEHAEEAEKKRLTTKFLAEHADTLQSDAGFEATISKFDSNFSMLLLDLLDKLSIYSTNDCEHSMISIIYRLDFNGFYTERLERMAIERSQKAAA